A segment of the Scomber japonicus isolate fScoJap1 chromosome 5, fScoJap1.pri, whole genome shotgun sequence genome:
AGGTACAAGTATCACAGAAATCTGTAcatattgataaaaaaaagtcttttcacacacaataaaaacacacagaatagCTACTGGCCCTTGTGAAAGACTTTCAACTCTTAAATGGCTTTGAAACCGAATCGAGCGTAACAGAAAGCCTGAATCATGTTGGAAAAATCAGTAACACTTGAATGATACTTGGAATCTTTAAAAGGTCACTGATTTAGGCAGCTGCTGTCCACCTGGAGGCATCCTGCAAAAGTCTGGGCTGGATTGGACCATAGGTACACCTCCTGCAGACTGTCCTGAGGGCCTGGAGTGGCCAGGGGGAGACCCGGTGTACAACAGGGGTGCTGGGAAGGCAGAATGGTCCCTGGGGCCCCTGGTGAAAGGCTTAGAGTAACTGGGTGaagtggctctgtgtgtgtctgaacagCTGGCAGTACTACACTGGAAGGGACTGAGTCTGTCAGCAAAACTAGCTGGAGGAGAGGGGATGATAGAGTCCTCCACCCAGGTGTCCTCTCCTACATATTCCGGTTCCTGAGGCAAACTCGGAAGAGTGCACAgcgagggaggaatggaagatGGGGAAGGGCGGATGAAcacaggaggtggaggcagagGGTAGAGAGTGGGGTCATAGTCTCTGTCAATGGCAGGTGGTGGAttgcagtgcatgctgggatccTCCTCGGGTGTAGAGCCCAGCAACCTCTCCAGGTAGCGGTCTTCCTCATCAACTTCAGACAGGTTGTCATACTGGGAGGTGTTGGAAGGCCGCCTGTCTCCTGGATGCACTGGGACATAAAGAGAGACTGGGAACTTGTTTGGCTTTGGGGGAGGGCCcctgggagaggaggaggaggatgtggtAACACAGGGAGGGGGAGGTTTTGAGGGAAAAGAAGGTTTTGAGGGAAGAGAAGGCTTTGAGGGAAGGGAAGGCTTTGGGGGAAGAGGTTTGTTCTGGGTGAGGTTGAGTGATGTGGGGGGTTTTGGGCGTGTTTGTGGAGATAGCCTGATTTGAGTGACCAGCGGGGAGGCAGAACGTGGGGAAGGAGAGCGGCGCTGGATCTGCAGGCCAGTCCCAGCTCCTGGACATTGGTCATCCTGGTCAGTGCAAAATAAAGGTGGAGGTGGCAGATCTGGAAGGTCCATGATCTCCTCCTCAATCTGCGTTGTAAGAACATCCAAAGCAGGGGGCACATAGGGTGGAGGCCAATCCATAGGCTCTCCCTGAATCTCTGGGTTTCCAGGCTGGCTCTCCCCATCTTCAGCCTGGCTAACTTCTGGGACCGACTCCTTCACTTCTATCTCAGTACAGGGCTGCTCTGCTTTCGGAGGTAATGGAGGTGCCCTACAAGGCCTGGGAGACGGCGTTTCTTGTGTGTGCACTACAACTGGATCCGGTGAAGGCAAAGAAGGTGTGTTTGCCCCAAAAAGGCTTCTCGAGTCCTGGGGCTCAGCAGGAGACGGGGTCTGGTGTAGAGTGATGCTATCTTTTGGCAGCACCTCTGTATTGGGCTGGTTGTGAGGCTGCAGATTTATTTTGACTTCCAGAGGGGAGTCAGGCTGCAGAGGCATTAGAAGCACTGGTCTCTCTTGACCTAGAGGTTTCTTTGGCAGCTCTTCTGACTTAGCTAAAAAAGGAAATGGGAGATAGAAAATGCATCaacaaaaggacaaaataaatcattttggaTGCATCGAACAAAGAGGTGAATGTAGCtttacactgaaaaataaaggaaataaaagaacacAAGTGCACCTGGGGGAGGTTGGTCCAATTTTTTGCTGCGTAGCTCAGACATGGCAGCCTGTAACTGTTCAACCACCACATCATcaggcaggaagaaagaaacagccAGCTGCTCCTGAATAAACTCCCTCAGGTCCTCCAACTGAAGCTTCTGCAGGCGCTCtgattggacacacacacaaaaacagagacaTAAGAGGGAGAAAAGTTAACTCACAGAACGGTGACACTAACCTACAAAGTAATAACGAAAGGTAACTTCTATGATATAGTGATCCATTAAATAGAAATGATATTGTGAAAGACAGTGCTTCACCATATGTAATACAACTTTAGAATAAATAAGTGATCTTGCAATACATGTACTGAGACAATGCTTGTGCAAGCATCCAATGAAAAGTCATCTTTGATTCTTCTCCACAGCAACCGGCCACTTGCATTATGTAAGCCATCCAGTTAGGAGGCAGCCAACCAAGAGGCAGCCTGCGATGTAATCCACAAAGTAGCACTCGCTCGTATAGCAACAGCAACCATGGGCATGAAGCTGGTTTCCTGACTCATTTAGTGCAGCGTAGCACGGAAGATAATTCAATCAGCTTCATACTCACTCTTGTGTAACTTGAGGGTTGTATAAGCCATGGCAGCTAGCATCTTCTCTCCCTCCAGTATGTAGATGTCCCATAAACGCAGGGTGAGGGTAAAAGGGGTCTGTTATGTAAGACGCACAACAGCAGAAAGTCagtctgattaaaaaaataataaaacaaccgCAGATATGCTTCTGTGTTCAAAAGGAAAGCAAAGGAAAATGCTGTGATATACTGATAAATGACTGCAGAATCCATCTGGGGGCTGCATATGAACAGTGAAGATCCAGAGATGGAACACTTGTGTAGTTGATGTTCTTTAAACAGCTGAGGACAACCAAATACT
Coding sequences within it:
- the si:dkeyp-19e1.3 gene encoding USP6 N-terminal-like protein; amino-acid sequence: MKKDIDTLIAEERTEVISKYEKGRQEGVSIDPWEDADYSIYKVTDRFGFLHEKELPTPSALEEKQKQQEIERVEKWLKMVKNWDKYRNSEKLVKRVYKGIPLQLRGQAWALLLDVDKLRTENEGKYEKMKLQARNYSTEIKQIDLDVNRTFRNHIMFMDRFGVKQQALFHVLAAYSVYNTEVSYCQGMSQIAAILLMYLNEEDAFWALSQLLTNSKHAMHGFFIPGFPKLHRFQAHHELILSKMLPKLKKHLDKEQMTTGIYTTKWFLQCFIDRTPFTLTLRLWDIYILEGEKMLAAMAYTTLKLHKKRLQKLQLEDLREFIQEQLAVSFFLPDDVVVEQLQAAMSELRSKKLDQPPPAKSEELPKKPLGQERPVLLMPLQPDSPLEVKINLQPHNQPNTEVLPKDSITLHQTPSPAEPQDSRSLFGANTPSLPSPDPVVVHTQETPSPRPCRAPPLPPKAEQPCTEIEVKESVPEVSQAEDGESQPGNPEIQGEPMDWPPPYVPPALDVLTTQIEEEIMDLPDLPPPPLFCTDQDDQCPGAGTGLQIQRRSPSPRSASPLVTQIRLSPQTRPKPPTSLNLTQNKPLPPKPSLPSKPSLPSKPSFPSKPPPPCVTTSSSSSPRGPPPKPNKFPVSLYVPVHPGDRRPSNTSQYDNLSEVDEEDRYLERLLGSTPEEDPSMHCNPPPAIDRDYDPTLYPLPPPPVFIRPSPSSIPPSLCTLPSLPQEPEYVGEDTWVEDSIIPSPPASFADRLSPFQCSTASCSDTHRATSPSYSKPFTRGPRDHSAFPAPLLYTGSPPGHSRPSGQSAGGVPMVQSSPDFCRMPPGGQQLPKSVTF